In one window of Palaemon carinicauda isolate YSFRI2023 chromosome 2, ASM3689809v2, whole genome shotgun sequence DNA:
- the LOC137619574 gene encoding zinc finger BED domain-containing protein 5-like yields MENSLRTLVQNPFNTDVELLLESLQEEAIDLKYDSSAKRDFETMKLEEFWVKYLPMYPKVGEEALRVILPFSSTYLCETGFSALVVLKTKQCNRLDAENDLRCALSSFNPRISDLMRKKQQHPSH; encoded by the coding sequence ATGGAGAATTCTCTTAGGACATTGGTGCAGAATCCATTTAACACTGATGTGGAGTTGCTACTGGAATCACTGCAAGAGGAAGCCATCGATTTGAAATATGACTCGAGTGCGAAAAGGGACTTTGAAACAATGAAGTTAGAAGAGTTTTGGGTGAAATATCTCCCCATGTACCCAAAAGTAGGTGAAGAAGCACTTCGTgtgattcttcccttttcttctacttatctttgtgAAACAGGATTTTCAGCTCTTGTTGTTCTGAAAACAAAACAGTGCAACCGACTTGATGCAGAAAATGATTTGCGTTGTGCGCTGTCatccttcaatcctagaatttctgatcttatgaggaagaagcagcagcatccatctcactaa